Proteins encoded in a region of the Triplophysa rosa linkage group LG6, Trosa_1v2, whole genome shotgun sequence genome:
- the LOC130555393 gene encoding uncharacterized protein LOC130555393: MRGMAEPLMEIVVSDQPLKALVDTGATYSTVTKGTIDNSDLTNRTVGVIGFSGEVEKWPMTKLLKVKIDKQILTHSFLYSCNAPIPLLGRDLLIKLGASILCSPEGVIVKFPDGSETNCSLSGHTTDSQWMLTSCGELEDADIYWVELDSSVAPNSIVSRYNEHRQWITNIDIFLPPIDPLHCTLFYDRDDTTQYQDLFQEIEDSKWVLRGSGLMIGKEGVVAPILLTEEQMKWYEMSDTAAPHVSVALHPKHEARELGNMTKRLLAANDWKPTETWGILYSETQKAYWVQDQTEDTGVLTHKQISRSHGREQTDADGAEKMIDTLPDNLWSQGPTDVGFCNIKPVSFKLTTTTPIWVPQYRNKPEAEEGVATTVSGLIDKGVITPYRSNWNTPIFPVPKPGTNKYRLVHDLRNINSIVATPTMTVPNPYIALSTLTPAHQWFTCIDLANAFFCIPIAEDCKACLAFTYRGWQYSYNRLPQGFILSPGIFNHVLKQQLQDCSLPENCVMIMYVDDLLLAARTEKACLEATRVVLLQLHKSGFKISKDKLQVCRPCVTFLGRLITAQGSTLTGTQRQGILSHPKPTTVKDMLSFLGLTGFSRHYIPMYVSLTKPLRQLIKEHGMKNLKAELQWTQEAERTFIDLKTQLAHAAHLNCANYELPFFLDASESGSSAHGVLFQKDQGRRKVLMYASVLLDCVEQRQPLCSRFAAGLAKVVHKTSHIVMGHPLTILTTHSIMSFVNSASFTFSPLRQRRIAKILTSPNFTYTHKGINMADLMGDGQPHDCAPITERASKVREDLSAVPLTTPPPVMTLFTDGCCFRAEDGSLKAAYAVVEQVGSSLVTRNAGKLEGKQSAQRAEMIAVTRALYYAGETRVNIYSDSAYVVTAVHVELPLWQRCGFITSSGRPITHACEARDLLEALMIPKEVAVIKCPGHSKNDSPITDGNNAADLAAKTEAGYVATQQVVRSDRACSDLLPRFTREYLVKEQQKSAPEEQSVWSQHGGICASDGLWQAPDGRPALPVSLTGSMLTQAHGVSHVSDKQMMRALEHWWHPFLQSMVSGHVTSCCICQEHNVKPSIKPKRGCFPLTSGPGEEIVIDFTDMITRVHGKRYVLVIVDYFTGWPEAYPVGREDSTAVIKCLINHYIPHYGFPRRIRSDNATHFKNEHLKIVEQALGLTHAYGAVYHAASQGKVERLNLTIKLKLAKICAQTKLNWLSALPIALMSIRSSVNRISGFTPFELLTGRQFPGPTTALREDTVQPLSHTVYFDKLTALIRTFSHQVTPVPAQPEELPSPVTADWVRIRIFRRKWSEPRWSKPHRVTARTSHCVQLQDKGDTWFHLTSCVACDPPSRSLADTGLDLRTQVQEREDTQSDGKTDTEIATGQHQQLQIIHKTGDIFTSPHTEPLAHCVSADCAYGAGIAKQFKRRYGTEKVIDQNKQPGECAVTKEEDGRIIFHLITKEQYTDLPTYDCFTESLKHMRDWCVANRVRSISVPRLGCGLDKLDFKKVQKILSEMFTDVNIQITIYSL, encoded by the coding sequence ATGAGAGGAATGGCTGAACCTCTCATGGAAATAGTGGTAAGTGATCAACCACTAAAGGCTCTGGTGGATACCGGGGCCACATACTCTACTGTAACAAAGGGCACGATTGACAATAGCGATCTGACAAATCGCACAGTAGGAGTAATAGGGTTCTCTGGTGAGGTAGAAAAATGGCCTATGACAAAATTGCTGAAAGTAAAAATTGACAAACAGATATTGACACACTCATTCCTGTACTCTTGTAATGCTCCCATCCCCCTTTTAGGCAGAGATCTATTAATCAAATTAGGAGCCAGCATTTTATGTTCACCCGAGGGAGTGATAGTGAAATTTCCAGATGGTTCAGAAACAAATTGTTCTCTTTCAGGTCACACCACAGACAGTCAGTGGATGTTAACATCATGTGGTGAGTTAGAAGATGCTGATATATATTGGGTTGAGCTAGATTCCAGTGTAGCCCCTAATAGTATTGTATCTAGGTATAACGAACATCGTCAGTGGATCACAAACATAGACatttttctgccaccaatagACCCCTTACATTGCACATTGTTTTATGACAGGGATGACACCACACAATACCAAGATCTGTTCCAGGAAATAGAGGACAGTAAATGGGTGTTAAGGGGATCCGGCCTCATGATAGGAAAAGAGGGAGTAGTGGCACCAATTTTACTGACAGAAGAGCAGATGAAATGGTATGAAATGTCTGATACAGCTGCACCACACGTCTCTGTAGCATTACATCCGAAACATGAAGCTAGGGAGCTAGGCAACATGACTAAGAGGCTGTTGGCAGCTAATGATTGGAAACCCACAGAAACTTGGGGTATCCTGTATTCCGAGACACAAAAAGCATATTGGGTGCAAGACcaaacagaagacacaggggtgTTGACACATAAACAGATCTCTAGAAGCCAtggtagggagcagacagacgctGACGGAgcagaaaaaatgattgacacattGCCAGATAATCTATGGTCTCAAGGACCAACAGATGTAGGGTTTTGTAACATCAAACCTGTTAGCTTCAAATTGACCACCACCACACCTATTTGGGTCCCTCAGTACCGCAACAAACCAGAAGCAGAAGAAGGTGTAGCCACCACTGTTTCTGGACTGATTGACAAGGGAGTGATAACCCCTTATAGGTCTAATTGGAACACACCAATTTTTCCTGTGCCAAAACCAGGCACTAACAAATACAGATTGGTACATGATTTACGAAACATCAACTCCATTGTAGCAACACCTACAATGACAGTGCCAAACCCATACATTGCGCTGTCCACATTGACACCAGCGCACCAATGGTTTACATGCATCGATTTGGCAAACGCTTTCTTCTGTATTCCAATCGCAGAGGATTGCAAAGCATGTTTGGCTTTTACATACAGGGGATGGCAGTATTCTTACAACAGACTACCACAAGGGTTTATTTTGTCACCAGgaatttttaatcatgttttaaaacaacagctaCAGGACTGTAGCTTACCTGAGAACTGTGTCATGATCATGTATGTTGATGACCTACTCTTGGCAGCCAGAACTGAAAAGGCGTGCTTGGAGGCTACCAGAGTTGTGTTGCTTCAGTTGCacaagtctggtttcaagataagcaaggacaaactgcaggtgtgcagaccttgtgttacatttttaggtcGACTGATCACGGCACAGGGATCAACTTTGACAGGGACACAAAGACAGGGTATACTCAGCCATCCTAAGCCAACCACAGTGAAagacatgttgtcatttttaggcCTCACAGGATTCAGTAGGCACTATATTCCTATGTATGTTTCACTGACCAAACCACTCAGACAGTTGATCAAAGAGCATggcatgaaaaatctgaaagcagAACTTCAGTGGACACAAGAGGCTGAACGGACGTTCATTGACCTCAAGACACAGCTAGCTCATGCCGCACACCTGAATTGTGCCAATTATGAGTTACCTTTTTTCCTGGATGCCTCAGAATCTGGCTCCAGCGCACATGGTGTCCTGTTTCAGAAAGACCAGGGCAGAAGAAAAGTGTTGATGTATGCGAGTGTGTTGTTAGACTGTGTAGAACAAAGACAACCACTTTGTTCTCGATTTGCAGCGGGTTTAGCTAAAGTTGTGCATAAAACATCACACATTGTAATGGGCCACCCACTGACAATACTCACCACACACTCCATCATGTCATTCGTAAATTCAGCATCATTCACATTTTCACCACTGAGACAGAGAAGAATAGCTAAGATTTTGACCAGTCCCAatttcacatacacacataaagGCATTAATATGGCTGATCTGATGGGAGATGGACAGCCACACGATTGTGCACCCATCACCGAGAGAGCATCCAAAGTAAGAGAAGATCTGTCTGCGGTGCCATTGACAACCCCACCGCCAGTTATGACATTGTTCACAGATGgttgttgtttcagagcagaGGATGGGAGCCTGAAGGCAGCCTATGCAGTAGTTGAACAAGTGGGAAGCTCATTAGTGACAAGGAATGCAGGGAAGttagaaggaaaacagtcagcacagagagcagagatgaTAGCAGTGACAAGAGCCCTGTACTACGCTGGTGAGACCCGTGTGAACATATATTCCGATTCAGCATATGTTGTAACAGCTGTCCACGTGGAATTGCCCTTATGGCAGAGGTGTGGTTTTATCACATCCTCAGGTCGACCAATCACGCATGCATGCGAAGCCAGAGACCTTTTAGAGGCTCTGATGATACCCAAAGAGGTAGCAGTTATTAAATGTCCAGGACATTCCAAAAATGATTCCCCTATCACTGATGGAAACAATGCAGCTGATCTAGCTGCCAAAACTGAAGCTGGCTATGTTGCAACTCAGCAGGTGGTAAGATCAGATAGAGCCTGTAGTGATCTTTTGCCTCGTTTCACTCGAGAATATTTGgtcaaagaacaacagaaatctGCCCCTGAAGAACAATCAGTCTGGTCACAGCATGGAGGCATCTGTGCTAGTGATGGTCTATGGCAAGCGCCAGATGGACGCCCGGCAttgcctgtctctctgaccggttcaatgttaacacaagcccatggggtaagccatgtcagtgacaaacaaatgatgagagctctcgaacattggtggcatccatttttgcaatccatggtgtcaggtcatgtgacgagttgttgtatctgtcaggaacacaatgtaaaacctAGCATCAAACCCAAACGGGGGTGTTTCCCTTTGACATCTGGTCCAGGGGAAGAAATTGTGATTGACTTCACAGACATGATTACACGAGTACATGGCAAAcgctatgttttggtgattgttgattatttcactggttggCCAGAAGCATATCCTGTCGGCCGAGAGGACAGTACGGCCGTGATCAAGTGTCTAATCAATCATTACATTCCACATTATGGGTTCCCACGACGTATCAGATCTGACAATGCcacccattttaaaaatgaacatttgaaaattGTTGAACAGGCTCTAGGCCTAACACATGCGTATGGTGCAGTTTACCATGCGGCCAGCCAAGGTAAGGTTGAACGTTTAAACCtgacaattaaactaaaattggctaaaatctgtgcacagactaaattgaactggctgtcagctttacccattgctctcatgtctattcgttcttctgtcaacaggatctcaggctttacaccttttgaattgcttacaggtcgtcaatttccaggaccaaccacggcgttgagagaggacacagtgcagccattgtcacatactgtgtattttgataaactaacagctctgattcgaaccttttcccatcaggtaaCTCCTGTACCAGCACAACCGGAGGAACTGCCATCTCCAGTCACAGCTGACTGGGTCAGGATCAGGATCTTCCGCAGAAAGTGGAGTGAACCACGGTGGTCTAAGCCCCATCGAGTAACAGCTCGCACCTCACACTGTGTGCAACTACAAGACAAAGGCGATacttggttccatttaacatcctgtgtagcttgtgacccaccttctaggtctcttgctgacactggtttggacctgaggactcaggtccaagagagggaggatacacaaagtgacggtaaaacagacactgaaattgccactggacaacaccaacagctccaaattatacaTAAAACAGGCGACATTttcacaagcccacacacagaaccattgGCCCATTGTGTAAGTGCTGACTGTGCATACGGAGCAGGTATAGCTAAACAGTTCAAACGGCGATATGGTACAGAGAAAGTAATTgaccaaaacaaacaaccaGGTGAATGTGCAGTGACTAAAGAAGAAGACGGCAGAATTATTTTTCACCtaataaccaaagaacaatacactgatttaccaacatatgactgtttcacagaaagcctaaaacacatgagagattgGTGTGTGGCTAATAGAGTAAGAAGTATCTCAGTACCCCGGCTGGGGTGTGGTCTAGATAAACTAGACTTcaagaaagtgcaaaagattctgagtgaaATGTTTACGGACGTGaacatacaaataaccatttattccttataa